The DNA window aaatatttttaaatggaTTCTACGCTATCTCAAAGGGTCCATTGATAGAGGTATCCTCATGCGTAATAACCATTCCACTAAGATTCATGCATACACTGATGCTGACTGGGCAGGCAGTGCAATCGGCAGAAAATCCACCACTGGTTATTGCACATTTGTTGGAGGCAACATTGTTACTTGGAAGAGTAAGAAACAACAAGTCATTGCCCGCTCCAGTGATGAAGCTGAGTATCAAGCAATGGTTGCCACTGCATGTGAATTGATTTGGCTTAAAAGTCTCTTGTTTGACTTAGGGTTCTCGAGTACAACTCCTATGTCTCTTATGTGTGATAATCAAGCAGCCATGCACATTGCTGAAAACCCAGTTTTTCATGAAAGAACCAAGTAAGTTGACTGTCACTTCATCCGGGCTCAAGTTCAGTCACAACTCATCCAAACGGTCTTTACTCGCAGTTATGATCAATTGGCAGACATGTTCACTAAGGCTCTCTCGTCTGCACA is part of the Malus domestica chromosome 12, GDT2T_hap1 genome and encodes:
- the LOC114819990 gene encoding uncharacterized mitochondrial protein AtMg00810-like; the protein is MATSQRGLFLNQRKYVMDLLEEAKFTDCKPVVTPIESKLKLTIHGEALKNVTYYQRLVSKLIYPTITRPDITFAVSLVSQFMHAPTLEHLNIFKWILRYLKGSIDRGILMRNNHSTKIHAYTDADWAGSAIGRKSTTGYCTFVGGNIVTWKSKKQQVIARSSDEAEYQAMVATACELIWLKSLLFDLGFSSTTPMSLMCDNQAAMHIAENPVFHERTKNHGYSIGCMAPSVFPNRLCVNLFLVL